A stretch of Hyphomicrobiales bacterium DNA encodes these proteins:
- a CDS encoding deoxyguanosinetriphosphate triphosphohydrolase, protein MARGGGQGAGEAGCSARAAFACWPQHSRGRRTPEPDSPTRSPFQRDRDRIVHCTAFRRLKHKTQVFIYDEGDHYRTRLTHSLEVAQITRSLARTLRLDEDLAEALALAHDLGHPPFGHAGERALDAAMAPYGGFDHNAQSLRVVTRLERRYADFDGLNLTWEALEGLVKHNGPLTAEDGVPLGQYAATGLPHAIRAYQRVQDLELWSQPSLEAQIAAICDDIAYDSHDLDDGLRAGLFALEELADVPPVDACLAEVERLYPETERPRAVNEMLRRLITAMVDDVIAETGRNLDRLRPGTVEDVRRAGRGMAGFSAGLGEAERSLKAFLNVRVYRHERVERIMQDAQGIVAALVERYMADAGALPEAWRDGIAGVREDIRARRICDFIAGMTDRFAHLEHQRLFDATPELR, encoded by the coding sequence ATGGCGCGCGGCGGCGGGCAGGGGGCAGGCGAGGCGGGTTGCTCGGCCAGGGCGGCTTTCGCCTGCTGGCCGCAGCACAGCCGCGGCAGGCGCACCCCGGAGCCGGACAGCCCGACCCGCAGCCCGTTTCAGCGCGACCGCGACCGCATCGTCCACTGCACCGCCTTCCGCCGCCTCAAGCACAAGACCCAGGTCTTCATCTATGACGAGGGCGACCATTACCGCACCCGGCTGACCCATTCTCTGGAGGTCGCCCAGATCACCCGCTCGCTCGCGCGGACCCTGCGCCTTGACGAAGACCTGGCCGAGGCGCTGGCGCTCGCCCACGATCTCGGCCATCCGCCCTTCGGCCATGCCGGGGAGCGGGCGCTCGACGCGGCGATGGCGCCTTATGGCGGCTTCGACCACAACGCCCAGAGCCTGCGCGTCGTCACCCGGCTCGAACGCCGTTATGCCGACTTCGACGGCCTCAACCTCACCTGGGAGGCGCTGGAGGGGCTGGTAAAGCATAACGGGCCGCTGACCGCCGAGGACGGGGTACCGCTCGGCCAATATGCCGCCACCGGCCTGCCTCACGCGATTCGCGCCTATCAGCGCGTGCAGGACCTCGAATTGTGGTCGCAACCCTCACTCGAAGCGCAAATCGCGGCCATTTGCGACGATATCGCCTATGACAGCCACGATCTCGACGACGGGCTGCGCGCCGGCCTGTTCGCGCTCGAGGAGCTTGCCGACGTGCCGCCGGTCGATGCCTGCCTTGCCGAGGTCGAACGGCTCTATCCGGAAACCGAGCGCCCGCGCGCCGTCAACGAAATGCTGCGCCGGCTGATCACCGCCATGGTCGATGACGTCATCGCCGAGACGGGCCGCAATCTTGACCGACTGAGGCCCGGGACGGTCGAAGACGTGCGCCGCGCCGGCCGCGGCATGGCCGGCTTTTCGGCCGGGCTCGGCGAGGCGGAGCGTAGCCTGAAGGCATTTCTCAACGTCCGCGTGTACCGCCACGAACGCGTTGAGCGGATCATGCAGGACGCCCAGGGGATCGTTGCCGCGCTGGTTGAGAGATACATGGCCGACGCGGGGGCGCTGCCGGAGGCTTGGCGCGACGGCATCGCCGGGGTCAGGGAAGATATCCGAGCCCGGCGCATCTGCGATTTCATCGCCGGCATGACCGACCGTTTCGCCCATCTGGAGCATCAGCGTCTGTTTGACGCCACCCCGGAATTGCGTTAG
- the erpA gene encoding iron-sulfur cluster insertion protein ErpA → MNQPAVTLSERAAKRIAAILADEPAGTMLRVSVSGGGCSGFQYGFDFARERDKDDLLVTRDGASVVVDSVSLIYMAGSEIDYVDDLIGQSFQVKNPNATASCGCGTSFSI, encoded by the coding sequence ATGAACCAGCCAGCCGTGACATTGAGCGAACGCGCCGCCAAGCGCATCGCCGCCATTCTCGCAGATGAGCCCGCCGGCACCATGCTGCGGGTCAGCGTCTCGGGTGGCGGCTGCTCGGGCTTTCAATACGGCTTCGACTTTGCACGCGAGCGCGACAAGGACGATCTGCTGGTAACCCGCGACGGGGCCTCGGTGGTGGTCGATTCCGTCTCACTAATCTATATGGCCGGTTCGGAAATCGACTATGTCGACGACCTGATCGGGCAATCATTTCAAGTAAAAAACCCGAATGCCACCGCATCCTGCGGATGCGGCACGAGTTTTTCCATCTAG
- a CDS encoding ACT domain-containing protein, with protein sequence MQQTLVLTFIAEDRPGLVERLSEAVTKEGGNWLESRMAHLAEKFAGIARVEIPGDKVSSFKNALMALEAEGFRLTVEEATVAAPSGGTVLTLDLVGPDHPGIVRDISHCLAERGVSVEEMETDIRQAPMGGGALFYAQARVRGPARLNEEELRQALEGLTAALMVDITLREEILSPNP encoded by the coding sequence GTGCAGCAGACACTTGTCTTGACCTTTATCGCCGAGGACAGGCCGGGCTTGGTCGAGAGACTATCCGAAGCGGTGACCAAGGAAGGCGGAAACTGGCTCGAAAGCCGGATGGCGCACCTGGCCGAGAAGTTCGCGGGCATCGCCAGGGTCGAAATTCCTGGCGACAAGGTCTCGTCCTTCAAGAATGCGCTAATGGCTCTCGAAGCGGAAGGCTTCCGTCTTACCGTCGAGGAGGCGACGGTCGCTGCTCCGTCCGGCGGTACGGTGCTCACTCTCGATCTCGTCGGCCCGGATCATCCGGGAATCGTGCGCGATATTTCCCACTGCTTGGCGGAACGGGGCGTCAGCGTCGAGGAAATGGAGACCGATATTCGGCAAGCCCCCATGGGCGGGGGAGCCCTGTTTTATGCCCAGGCTCGGGTTCGCGGCCCCGCGAGATTGAACGAGGAAGAGCTTCGCCAAGCCCTCGAGGGACTGACCGCCGCGCTGATGGTGGACATCACACTGCGCGAGGAGATCTTGAGCCCCAATCCATGA
- the xth gene encoding exodeoxyribonuclease III, producing MKIATWNINGVKARIEGLTAWLKDVGPEIVCLQEIKCEDPGFPAEDLESLGYNVAVHGQKGFNGVAILSKRPFDEVGRGLPGDKHDTQARYVEAVVPAGKGIVRVASIYLPNGNPIGSDKFDYKLKWMKRLHAHAHKLLELEEPFVLAGDYNVIPTPDDVHDPEAWADDALFQPESRSALRALVNLGLTDAILACDDSPGQYTFWDYQAGAWQKNNGIRIDHLLLSPQATDRLIAAGIDKRTRTWEKPSDHVPVWIELSERD from the coding sequence ATGAAGATCGCAACCTGGAACATCAACGGCGTCAAGGCCCGCATAGAGGGGCTGACCGCGTGGCTCAAGGATGTCGGCCCGGAGATCGTCTGCCTGCAGGAAATCAAGTGCGAGGATCCGGGCTTTCCGGCCGAAGACCTCGAAAGCCTCGGCTACAATGTCGCGGTGCACGGCCAGAAGGGCTTCAACGGCGTCGCCATCCTGTCGAAGCGCCCCTTCGACGAGGTCGGCAGGGGCCTTCCCGGCGACAAGCACGATACCCAGGCGCGCTATGTCGAGGCCGTCGTCCCGGCAGGCAAGGGCATCGTGCGCGTCGCCTCGATCTATCTGCCCAACGGCAACCCTATCGGCAGCGACAAGTTCGACTATAAGCTGAAATGGATGAAGCGCCTGCACGCCCACGCGCACAAGCTGCTTGAGCTCGAGGAGCCGTTCGTGCTCGCCGGTGACTACAATGTCATTCCGACGCCGGACGACGTTCACGACCCGGAAGCCTGGGCCGACGACGCGCTATTCCAGCCGGAGAGCCGCTCGGCTCTCCGCGCGCTCGTCAATCTCGGCCTGACCGACGCGATTCTGGCTTGCGACGATTCACCCGGCCAATACACCTTCTGGGACTATCAGGCCGGCGCCTGGCAGAAGAATAACGGCATCCGCATCGATCATCTGCTGCTGTCGCCACAGGCCACCGACCGGCTGATCGCGGCGGGCATCGACAAGCGCACGCGCACCTGGGAAAAGCCGTCGGACCATGTGCCGGTGTGGATCGAGCTTTCGGAGAGGGATTAG
- a CDS encoding tetratricopeptide repeat protein gives MPISDRHSWIAGAVFAVLVAGTGAPALALDLEAKIGDDTPPAQAYQMALRAYRDGHTDEALSALEFAAGKGYAKAQWELARRYADGNGVKRDTLKAFRYFQILADQHAEDNPFVSTARIVADSFVELSHYYLSGIPEAGVVQDISRAFNLLYHAATYFGDAEAQYRLGMMYLEGKGRNPSPATAARWLNLAAKKNHVGAQGELGRLLYADKNGPQDRLKGLIFLEVARRRADPASQAWVIQTHDEIFATLDGNQRQLVTSAADRWVEKYGDRR, from the coding sequence ATGCCGATATCTGACCGCCATTCGTGGATTGCAGGCGCCGTTTTCGCGGTTCTCGTCGCCGGGACCGGCGCGCCCGCCCTGGCGCTCGATCTGGAGGCGAAAATCGGCGACGACACCCCGCCGGCGCAGGCCTACCAGATGGCCCTGCGCGCCTACCGAGACGGGCATACGGACGAGGCGCTGAGCGCGCTGGAGTTCGCCGCCGGCAAGGGTTACGCCAAGGCGCAGTGGGAGCTTGCCCGCCGCTATGCCGACGGTAACGGGGTCAAGCGCGACACTTTGAAGGCGTTCAGATATTTCCAGATTCTCGCCGACCAGCACGCCGAGGACAATCCGTTCGTCTCCACCGCGCGGATCGTCGCCGATTCCTTCGTCGAGCTTTCCCACTACTACCTTTCCGGCATCCCCGAGGCCGGCGTCGTCCAGGACATCTCCCGGGCTTTCAACCTGCTCTACCACGCCGCCACCTATTTCGGCGACGCGGAGGCGCAGTATCGGCTCGGCATGATGTATCTGGAGGGCAAGGGGCGCAATCCGAGCCCGGCGACGGCCGCGAGATGGCTCAATCTCGCCGCCAAGAAGAACCATGTCGGCGCGCAAGGCGAATTGGGCCGGCTGCTCTATGCTGACAAGAATGGGCCGCAGGACAGGCTCAAGGGCTTGATATTTCTCGAGGTGGCGCGGCGCCGCGCCGACCCGGCAAGCCAGGCGTGGGTCATCCAGACACACGACGAGATTTTCGCCACCCTCGACGGCAACCAGCGGCAGCTGGTCACGTCCGCGGCCGACAGGTGGGTCGAGAAATATGGCGATCGCCGCTAG
- the ilvD gene encoding dihydroxy-acid dehydratase — translation MDAKTYDKARLPSRHVTEGPERAPHRSYFYAMGLSAQQIHQPLVGVATCWNEAAPCNIALMRQAQAVKQGVVHASGTPREFCTITVTDGIAMGHQGMKSSLVSREVIADSVEVTMRGHCYDALVGLAGCDKSLPGMMMAMCRLNVPSVFIYGGSILPGTFKGRPVTVQDLFEAVGEYSVGKMSLDDLDELEQVACPSAGACGAQFTANTMACVSEAIGLALPYSSGAPAPYELRDAFCAAAGEKVMELVARRIRPRDIVTREALENAASVVAATGGSTNGALHLPAIAHECGIEFDLFDVAEIFKKTPYIADLKPSGKYVAKDMYEAGGVPLLMKTLLEGGYLHGGCLTVTGRTMAENMAAVKWNPHQDVIRPHDDPISPTGGVVGLKGNLAPDGAIVKVAGMSSTRFSGPARCFDSEEEAFEAVNKRKYKEGEVLVIRYEGPRGGPGMREMLSTTAALYGQGMGSKVALITDGRFSGATRGFCVGHVGPEAAVGGPIGLLRDGDIIELDADKGLLGVRLSDAELKARAKKWTPRETGYPSGALWKYAEQVGPARHGAVTHPGASAEEKSYADI, via the coding sequence ATGGACGCGAAGACATATGACAAGGCGCGGTTGCCCAGCCGCCATGTCACCGAAGGGCCGGAGCGCGCGCCGCATCGTTCCTACTTCTACGCCATGGGCCTGTCGGCGCAACAGATCCACCAGCCGCTGGTCGGCGTCGCCACCTGCTGGAACGAGGCCGCCCCCTGCAACATCGCCCTGATGCGCCAGGCGCAGGCGGTCAAGCAGGGCGTTGTGCACGCCAGCGGCACGCCGCGCGAATTCTGCACCATCACCGTGACCGACGGCATCGCCATGGGCCACCAGGGCATGAAGTCGTCGCTGGTGTCGCGCGAGGTGATCGCCGATTCCGTCGAGGTGACCATGCGCGGGCATTGCTACGATGCGCTGGTCGGTCTCGCCGGCTGCGACAAGTCGCTGCCGGGGATGATGATGGCCATGTGCCGGCTCAACGTGCCGTCGGTCTTCATCTATGGCGGATCGATCCTGCCCGGCACCTTCAAGGGTCGGCCGGTCACGGTGCAGGATTTGTTCGAGGCGGTCGGCGAATATTCGGTCGGCAAGATGAGCCTTGACGATCTCGACGAGCTCGAGCAGGTCGCCTGCCCCTCGGCCGGCGCCTGCGGTGCCCAGTTCACCGCCAACACCATGGCCTGCGTCAGCGAGGCGATCGGGCTTGCCTTGCCCTATTCCTCGGGCGCGCCGGCACCCTACGAGCTGCGCGACGCCTTTTGCGCCGCCGCCGGCGAGAAGGTCATGGAGCTTGTCGCCCGCAGGATACGCCCGCGCGACATCGTCACCCGCGAGGCGCTGGAGAACGCGGCGAGCGTCGTGGCGGCGACCGGCGGTTCGACCAATGGCGCCCTGCACCTGCCGGCGATTGCGCATGAATGCGGCATAGAATTCGACCTGTTCGACGTCGCCGAGATCTTCAAGAAGACGCCCTATATCGCCGACCTCAAGCCGAGCGGCAAATATGTCGCCAAGGACATGTACGAGGCCGGCGGCGTGCCGTTGTTGATGAAGACGCTGCTCGAAGGCGGATATCTGCACGGCGGCTGCCTGACGGTGACCGGCCGCACCATGGCCGAGAACATGGCCGCCGTGAAATGGAACCCGCACCAGGATGTGATCCGCCCGCACGACGATCCGATCTCGCCGACCGGCGGCGTGGTCGGGCTCAAGGGCAACCTCGCGCCCGACGGCGCCATCGTCAAGGTCGCCGGCATGAGCTCGACGCGCTTTTCCGGCCCCGCGCGCTGCTTCGACAGCGAGGAAGAGGCCTTCGAGGCGGTGAACAAGCGCAAATACAAGGAAGGCGAGGTGCTGGTCATCCGCTACGAGGGGCCGCGCGGTGGGCCGGGCATGCGCGAGATGCTGTCGACGACGGCGGCGCTCTACGGCCAGGGGATGGGCTCCAAGGTGGCGCTGATCACCGACGGGCGCTTCTCCGGCGCGACGCGGGGCTTCTGCGTCGGCCATGTCGGCCCGGAGGCGGCCGTCGGCGGCCCGATCGGGCTTCTGCGGGACGGCGACATCATCGAGCTCGACGCCGACAAGGGACTCCTCGGCGTCCGATTATCGGATGCCGAGCTCAAGGCGCGGGCCAAGAAATGGACGCCGCGGGAAACCGGCTATCCCTCCGGCGCGCTATGGAAATATGCCGAGCAGGTGGGCCCCGCGCGCCATGGCGCGGTCACCCATCCCGGCGCATCGGCCGAAGAGAAAAGCTATGCCGATATCTGA